In Haematobia irritans isolate KBUSLIRL chromosome 1, ASM5000362v1, whole genome shotgun sequence, a genomic segment contains:
- the LOC142220590 gene encoding uncharacterized protein LOC142220590 has product MPITDVSSLKVADLKRELKERGLSVAGNKNELQDRLQAAMEGEPLLEDSSIVGEDILDEGVLSDEEKILGADENELLKSPTTTPTTLLPKGGSGDASLAEEEILESPTSTAKKIVLKRKISVNSGQSNDSANTTAKENTEPSLPKTSKVSDRAPITVGDTGAAATSTTKKFSEMTMQERLELRAKKFGMSATTTAAPTSTNDKSISQAPAMSSEKQVELLKKRAERFGCVTSTNLAKLDAEERRLKRMQRFGGEKQETTTPTASSEDWAEKAKKRLERFGGNASAKPAATPSVAAAASN; this is encoded by the exons ATGCCTATTACTGATGTGAGCAGCTTGAAG GTAGCGGATTTAAAGCGTGAACTGAAAGAGCGGGGGTTATCTGTCGCAGGCAATAAGAACGAGTTACAAGATCGTTTACAAGCTGCCATGGAAGGGGAGCCACTATTGGAGGATTCCTCAATTGTTGGAGAAGACATTTTAGATGAAGGCGTTTTATCCGACGAAGAAAAAATACTGGGGGCTGATGAAAATGAGTTGTTGAAAAGTCCAACCACTACACCTACGACCCTGTTACCAAAAGGTGGAAGTGGGGATGCTTCACTAGCAGAGGAAGAGATTTTAGAGTCGCCGACATCAACTGCTAAGAAAATAGTGTTGAAACGTAAAATCTCTGTTAATAGCGGCCAATCGAATGATTCGGCCAATACAACAGCCAAAGAGAATACGGAACCCTCGTTGCCTAAGACCTCAAAAGTAAGTGACAGGGCACCCATCACGGTTGGTGATACAGGAGCGGCGGCAACGTCTACTACAAAGAAGTTTTCCGAAATGACAATGCAAGAACGTTTAGAGTTGAGAGCCAAAAAGTTCGGCATGAGCGCTACAACCACTGCAGCTCCTACCTCGACCAATGACAAATCAATATCTCAAGCACCTGCAATGAGCAGCGAAAAACAAGTGGAATTACTCAAAAAGAGAGCTGAACGTTTTGGTTGTGTAACCTCaacaaatcttgcaaaattagATGCAGAAGAAAGGCGTCTTAAACGCATGCAGCGTTTTGGAGGAGAAAAACAAGAAACAACAACACCCACAGCGTCATCGGAAGATTGGGCAGAAAAGGCTAAAAAGCGATTAGAGCGTTTTGGTGGAAATGCATCAGCAAAACCAGCTGCTACACCATCAGTTGCAGCTGCAGCTAGTAATTAA
- the rump gene encoding heterogeneous nuclear ribonucleoprotein rumpelstiltskin: MENNAGSENREKERDRRGRGARGSRFSDADTSSATGGRDRSREHRRNCRIYISNIPYDYRWQDLKDLFRRVVGSVEYVELFHDENGKARGCGIVEFKDPDNVQKALEKMNRYEVNGRELVVKEDHGEQRDQCGRIIREGGGGGGGAGGRGNDGYGGGRRDDDRSSGRNNYNMMSNDFVNQPANYNYYGLSASFLENLGITGPLHNKVFVANLDYKVDSKKLKQVFKLAGKVQSVDLSLDKDGNSRGFAVVEYDHPVEAVQAISMLDRQMLYDRRMTVRLDRIPDKGESIKLPEGLGGVGIGLGPNGEPLKDVARNLPNANQQNQNQSQQMGVNNGNMGVGGGMGVGGGMGGNGGMGMGNAGSNVGGMFGNNGGVQQPAPVAPVGPNNKSQGNLPLDGNSGLNLAALTNVVGGLGAALSNPLLTTSLNNLGINLGQGQGGRNDDSLSSGNAALSNNYSTGGNNYSSGFGGSSGFNAQPGNSGGGGGFNAYNSSSGGGNTGPTLDGDYGAGNALDMYGSGSGGNSGNNGGANMRKSDTIIIKNIPLSCTWQTLRDKFRDVGEVKFAEIRGNDLGVVRFFKERDAELAIALMDGSRMDGRTIKVTYF, from the exons ATGGAAAATAACGCTGGCTCGGAGAATCGCGAGAAGGAGCGCGATCGCCGAGGTAGAGGAGCACGAGGTTCCCGCTTTTCCGATGCAGACACATCCTCTGCTACCGGTGGCCGAGACCGCAGTCGTGAGCACCGTCGCAACTGTCGCATATATATTTCAAACATACCCTACGACTATCGCTGGCAAGATCTGAAAGATTTGTTTAGACGTGTTGTTGGATCTGTGGAGTATGTTGAGTTGTTCCACGATGAAAACGGTAAAGCTCGTGGATGTGGTATTGTGGAGTTTAAAGATCCCGATAACGTACAGAAagccctggaaaaaatgaaccgTTACGAAGTGAACGGACGAGAGTTGGTGGTGAAAGAAGACCATGGCGAACAACGTGACCAATGTGGTCGCATTATTCGTGAAGGTGGTGGAGGCGGCGGCGGCGCCGGTGGTCGGGGTAATGACGGCTATGGCGGTGGAAGACGCGATGACGATCGATC ATCTGGTCGTAATAATTATAACATGATGTCGAATGATTTTGTTAACCAACCAGcgaattataattattatgggCTTTCAGCGTCGTTTTTGGAGAATCTTGGCATAACTGGACCTTTGCATAATAAAGTTTTCGTTGCTAAT CTTGACTATAAAGTGGATTCTAAAAAGCTTAAACAAGTCTTTAAATTGGCTGGCAAAGTACAAAGTGTAGACTTGTCATTGGACAAAGACGGAAATAGCCGTGGTTTCGCCGTCGTCGAATATGATCATCCAGTCGAAGCTGTTCAGGCTATCTCCATGTTGGATCGTCAAATGTTGTATGATCGTCGTATGACTGTACGATTGGATCGAATTCCCGATAAAGGAGAGAGTATTAAATTGCCTGAAGGTTTAGGTGGAGTTGGTATTGGTTTGGGGCCAAATGGCGAGCCTTTGAAGGATGTTGCCCGTAATCTGCCGAATGCCAACCAGCAAAATCAGAATCAATCTCAACAAATGGGTGTCAACAATGGCAACATGGGTGTTGGTGGCGGTATGGGTGTTGGTGGTGGAATGGGTGGAAACGGAGGTATGGGAATGGGCAATGCTGGATCCAATGTTGGTGGAATGTTTGGTAACAATGGTGGAGTGCAGCAACCAGCCCCGGTAGCCCCCGTGGGACCCAATAACAAATCTCAAGGCAACTTACCGTTGGATGGCAACTCGGGACTAAACCTTGCTGCTCTCACCAATGTTGTAGGCGGTTTGGGTGCAGCTCTATCAAATCCTTTATTGACCACCTCACTCAACAATTTAGGCATAAACTTGGGCCAAGGACAAGGAGGAAGAAATGATGATTCCTTGTCATCCGGAAATGCTGCTTTGTCCAATAACTATAGTACTGGAGGAAATAATTACAGTTCTGGATTTGGTGGCTCCTCCGGTTTCAATGCACAGCCCGGAAACTCTGGAGGTGGAGGCGGCTTCAATGCATATAACAGCTCTAGTGGAGGAGGAAACACTGGCCCGACATTAGATGGAGATTATGGAGCTGGAAATGCCCTCGATATGTATGGGTCTGGTTCGGGAGGGAATTCTGGCAACAATGGAGGAGCTAATATGAGAAAATCTGATaccattataattaaaaat ATTCCACTCAGCTGCACATGGCAAACACTTCGTGATAAATTCCGAGATGTCGGTGAGGTTAAGTTTGCTGAAATTCGAGGCAATGATTTAGGTGTAGTGCGTTTCTTCAAAGAGAGGGATGCGGAGTTGGCCATAG CTCTCATGGATGGTTCCCGCATGGATGGACGTACCATTAAAGtgacatatttttaa
- the mRpL47 gene encoding mitochondrial ribosomal protein L47 has translation MSVFNKFINVSQSVKICCAAIGNLSLQNSSRNISHLLRVHSKTNPQLNVGLTSAAVRNFSTTHSKNDLMQFFDDPKNWPENEVKVGRAWKLDELRIKSNKELHQLWYILLKERNMLLTMEHECNEQMELFPSPERLDKVKISMTNLETVVRERNKAYHLLETGETGERPQRLVANSLGIRYMYKSSEHVLPPYMNVKWIKSRSLGYGGRAVRKFLLHYREKLYNEKRKAKNRSRNEVMMLLRRNPNMDIDVLQRKYPNVDIDKLKSSDKIRGHYVPKI, from the exons atgtccgtctttaataaatttattaatgtcTCACAAAGTGTTAAGATATGCTGTGCAGCCATAGGAAATTTATCGCTCCAAAattcttccagaaatatttctcATTTACTAAG AGTTCACAGTAAGACCAATCCACAATTGAATGTTGGTCTTACATCAGCGGcagttcgaaatttttctacaactcATTCCAAGAACGATTTAATGCAGTTCTTCGACGATCCCAAAAACTGGCCAGAAAATGAGGTTAAGGTGGGTAGGGCTTGGAAATTGGATGAATTACGCATCAAGTCGAACAAGGAGTTGCACCAGCTCTGGTATATATTACTAAAAGAGCGGAATATGCTATTGACAATGGAACATGAATGTAATGAGCAAATGGAATTGTTCCCCAGTCCAGAGCGTTTGGATAAAGTGAAAATTTCCATGACCAACTTGGAGACTGTCGTTAGAGAGCGTAATAAGGCGTATCATTTGTTGGAAACTGGCGAAACAGGAGAACGACCACAAAGATTGGTTGCTAACAGCTTGGGTATACGTTATATGTACAA atCGTCAGAACATGTTCTACCACCTTATATGAACGTCAAATGGATTAAGTCCAGATCCCTAGGCTATGGAGGTCGAGCTGTTCGAAAGTTCTTATTGCACTACCGTGAAAAGCTTTATAACGAGAAACGTAAAGCCAAAAA cCGATCCCGTAACGAGGTTATGATGTTGCTCAGACGCAATCCCAATATGGACATAGATGTATTGCAACGCAAATATCCGAATGTTGATATAGACAAATTGAAGAGTTCAGATAAAATTAGAGGCCACTATgtaccaaaaatataa
- the Rlb1 gene encoding rlb1, with product MLNKLQFNNMVISNKKGIQQARIQTINKLVHKIRKLKTLLDKRPNDTKCKERINKSTETMEQLKKFKRVEIMKSVLLLEKPPAAVITNGLSTPEEMAVALLAMNKVMLGLTKRFRMELKLEDSQNNTWRDELRESSKRRKKIERTEEKKRKRLEMKEQKIVARKRQEWMEQNCENVNKDESKDGPISTVGEWKIEDIPEKDDQPKKKCQTKPTEETSHDLKLQIKCRKNQTVHNENKEKKKTCAGQRKKIDTTQNAHLKENVHSEDDEPEKRNSIVKEETIYLPQDIDSEQENEDIAEETHVVDPFFVTETGENYLSSAVSSRILEDNESVEGEKNFHMAKLNGHANHKDFRERRKDRDTGTYFQQRNSHNDNHFSRHDKRVGEKQSRMQNKSRNDRSFPKQESWNNNIKRKGERDVQGQDEKLHPSWAAKQKLKPVITNFQGKKIRFDNDEGHQASGNRGTALNTTKNTPTPKPNTESLHPSWLAKQKLKPVITAFQGKKISFDDE from the exons atgttaaacaaGCTTCAATTTAATAATATG GTCATATCCAACAAAAAGGGTATACAACAGGCCCGGATACAAACTATCAATAAATTGGTTCATAAAATACGAAAGCTTAAAACTCTTCTGGATAAACGACCGAATGACACTAAATGTAAAGAAAGAATTAATAAATCAACGGAAACCATGGAACAATTGAAG AAATTCAAGCGTGTTGAAATAATGAAGTCTGTATTGCTATTGGAAAAACCACCTGCTGCAGTGATAACTAATGGTCTGTCGACCCCAGAAGAAATGGCTGTGGCTCTGTTAGCCATGAATAAAGTTATGCTGGGGTTAACTAAGAGATTTAGAATGGAACTAAAATTGGAGGACTCGCAAAATAATACTTGGAGAGATGAGCTGAGGGAGAGCAGCAAGAGGAGAAAGAAAATTGAAAGAACAGAGGAGAAAAAGCGAAAAAGATTGGAAATGAAGGAACAAAAGATTGTTGCTCGTAAAAGGCAAGAATGGATGGAACAAAATTGCGAAAATGTCAATAAAGACGAATCCAAAGATGGTCCCATCTCAACAGTGGGTGAATGGAAGATAGAGGATATCCCAGAAAAAGATGATCAACCTAAAAAGAAATGCCAAACCAAGCCTACTGAAGAAACTTCCCATGATCTGAAACTCCAGATAAAATGCCGTAAAAACCAAACGGTTCACaatgaaaataaagaaaagaagAAAACTTGTGCTGGTCAAAGAAAAAAGATTGATACAACGCAAAATGCCCATTTAAAGGAAAATGTTCATTCAGAGGATGATGAACCAGAGAAACGTAACTCCATAGTCAAGGAAGAAACAATATACTTACCACAAGACATTGATTCAGAACAAGAGAATGAAGATATTGCCGAAGAAACTCATGTTGTTGATCCATTCTTCGTTACTGAAACTGGTGAAAATTATCTATCCTCAGCTGTATCTAGTAGAATCCTGGAAGATAATGAAAGTGTTGAAGGTGAAAAGAATTTCCACATggcaaaattgaatggtcatgcAAATCATAAGGACTTCCGCGAAAGGAGAAAAGACAGGGATACGGGCACGTATTTCCAACAACGAAATAGCCATAATGATAATCATTTTTCAAGGCATGATAAACGAGTCGGGGAAAAACAAAGTAGGATGCAAAACAAATCGAGAAATGATAGAAGTTTCCCAAAGCAAGAAAGTTGGAACAATAATATCAAACGAAAGGGAGAGAGAGACGTACAGGGTCAAGACGAAAAACTACATCCATCATGGGCGgctaaacaaaaactaaaaccaGTTATAACAAATTTCCAAGGAAAGAAAATACGTTTTGATAATGATGAGGGCCATCAAGCATCTGGAAATAGGGGTACAGCACTTAATACAACAAAGAATACACCTACTCCAAAACCAAACACAGAGTCATTACATCCATCCTGGCTGGCCAAGCAGAAACTTAAACCTGTTATAACTGCCTTCCAGGGCAAGAAAATATCTTTCGATGACGAATAA
- the Atg17 gene encoding autophagy-related 17 has protein sequence MLYVFHVDVGRMLNFDMTVALSSVENLKDTIERLHGIPAANMVLLVSGGEMLTHSTQVSYYSAGTDTNPIYMFLKGDVKLPPTMPPVEADLDLREQVERSLELPPVYETVVKRAQIALRMHDLARDEERMCERLVHEQHLQQQGWSAVVANMEDLTDEFRHRFRNFCEAFDGHLEKRASYLESLKNFSDDLTKLSRIPILPGLMALAEADFHGFDEFLENDDVFSRSTNPQESVLIVGAIANAAEGPEDTSAADAPKKSGNGADVAVGGTTSSCDDNRDDKSSSSTSTSPNKKLKMGTDSNEERVSQTSQTSSSSQARRLNLLQWITSKENHTALKTMSEECVQALSTFSEEVYARLKCEAQEIIRLAEQGDFKEIKGLGERLCKLEEFKYKIKNMVKDQRELSTAFQQNQNRAINLRDASILPDLCASHQSQLLVMQQNHQKIREHRRCIAKAKDELGANLCTRLNRIVYIQNLMSDFDSGLLFYLRCLRRAERHIQIIDQIHQAPNMYVAAVTEVMRRKIFSSEFGLWASKLAEDFDGIHSEEIKRRQQFNVNFEGHFLNYLFPGMNDMPPAFANEYPLVFDARLPNITKSDIDVLTTHLPEMASQIQLPDMEPVIYFFVSRSGTHQRERFEELLKQKQKIDMPECLKQILAEDGGEQSSASSGKGPSAMQTSGRMLINPRVNELRKSDAASASAVGGDESETDTETEFEQVTAAQQSVATSTTENQPQQLQTIAKSTTTDAILMQSAETLTEENSETLRAEITRMRAMLGAMSKLALDCIQLARSNLQSFREEAITQKEDLHSELQTLNDKWNVIRMQCEAREQEISMEKEKQQHDIQTLTEELKRRELQMQEEKDENEEMATMQIKCATLEAQLEECKEKLKTLDAEREQAVSEAREKLIHEHKTEIESLRQRFKLMTSMEKYPSDQNLDVPSSEKSMEHVVDKAHHENVVKQLRTEMEAEKERAVTAAIEMERSLWQSKIFPLNSESVMANVNILKELLEDKERQLDQLREKDLMLTKENYQLKTRLDALTNEEGNSWLKEKIDYLNRDKCRLEEELNQEKSKRLEMETSVAALKGSTHEQAVVLRSSKSSGSSHKFIVLESCAKGDLVFVVWSMRHCQFMVVQDSPSLYFVHGDSLEALNLRLPHNSEEPTIPMPYYAIGRVVDKEYCQARKDENRYRVSKGSKFYRIKLAPLQTRQSLKRDRVESFTMYIRRSISQCESHNFAAIAAAPHSSSMSATTSMSVTSTYNATTTKDIVDGLSGAEVLPPLATSPITVITTTAANQGMANSSGPQMLSFKERTMSITSVTEEDDEPVSLLSDRCRYISVSEEDENAIAEIGELSSTTEATPSITTAITVPTLGTLAATNLQQPTVITEQPTATASKLELDLMLASADINTTTTTETTPQYTIITEEAATTTSLSETDIDTNTHINRDLSSSSCSSPIKTRNTNAPLYSEVTAGVVGSNNNNNDEYGVGCMPQITLPLPDLQPSPQTAAIFITPPPSSDMTEKGSPSIPTSIGTTSEDSDEYRSLEPKDEADFPISE, from the exons ATGTTGTACGTTTTCCATGTCGACGTAGGTCGCATGTTGAATTTCGATATGACGGTAGCCCTATCGTCTGTTGAAAATCTGAAAGACACCATTGAACGCCTACATGGTATACCGGCAGCCAATATGGTCCTGCTGGTGAGCGGTGGTGAAATGTTAACACATTCCACACAAGTCTCCTATTACTCGGCCGGCACGGACACAAATCCtatttatatgtttttaaaGGGTGATGTCAAATTGCCACCCACTATGCCTCCTGTGGAAGCTGATTTGGATTTGCGTGAACAAGTCGAGCGTAGCCTTGAGCTGCCGCCTGTCTATGAGACTGTAGTGAAACGGGCGCAAATTGCATTGCGCATGCATGATTTAGCCCGGGACGAGGAACGCATGTGCGAACGTCTGGTGCATGAACAACATCTGCAACAGCAGGGCTGGTCTGCAGTTGTCGCCAATATGGAGGATTTGACGGATGAATTTCGCCATCGTTTTCGGAATTTCTGTGAGGCCTTTGATGGGCATTTGGAGAAGAGAGCCTCTTATTTGGAATCGCTGAAGAATTTTTCCGatgatttaacaaaattatcgcgTATTCCCATCTTGCCAGGTCTAATGGCTTTGGCTGAAGCTGACTTCCATGGCTTCGATGAGTTTTTGGAGAACGACGATGTATTTTCACGTTCCACAAATCCCCAAGAATCGGTATTAATAGTTGGTGCTATAGCCAATGCTGCAGAAGGCCCAGAGGATACATCAGCTGCTGATGCCCCGAAGAAATCCGGTAATGGGGCCGATGTAGCTGTGGGCGGAACAACTTCATCCTGCGACGATAACCGAGATGACAAATCTTCATCGTCTACTTCAACTTCgcctaataaaaaattgaaaatgggAACAGATTCAAATGAAGAACGTGTCTCCCAAACATCGCAGACATCGTCTTCGTCGCAAGCACGTCGATTAAATCTTCTGCAATGGATAACCTCCAAGGAGAATCACACTGCGCTGAAAACCATGTCCGAAGAATGTGTGCAAGCTTTGAGCACATTCAGTGAGGAAGTCTATGCCAGACTGAAATGTGAAGCTCAAGAGATAATTCGACTGGCCGAGCAAGGGGATTTCAAGGAAATCAAAGGTCTGGGCGAGAGATTATGCAAATTGGAAGAattcaaatacaaaataaaaaatatggtcaAGGACCAGCGTGAATTGTCCACAGCCTTCCAGCAAAATCAAAATCGAGCTATTAATCTCAGAGATGCCTCTATATTACCCGATCTATGTGCCTCGCATCAATCTCAACTATTGGTTATGCAACAAAATCACCAGAAAATACGGGAACACCGTAGGTGTATAGCAAAGGCCAAAGACGAATTGGGAGCGAATCTCTGTACTCGACTAAACCGCATTGTCTACATTCAAAATCTAATGAGTGATTTTGATAGCGGTCTTTTGTTCTATTTACGATGTCTGCGAAGGGCTGAACGCCATATACAGATCATAGATCAGATCCATCAGGCTCCCAATATGTATGTGGCAGCCGTGACCGAGGTAATGCGTCGTAAGATATTCTCCTCAGAGTTTGGTTTGTGGGCCTCCAAATTAGCCGAAGATTTCGATGGCATTCACAGTGAGGAAATAAAGAGACGGCAGCAATTTAATGTTAACTTTGAGGGCCATTTCCTAAATTATCTTTTTCCCGGCATGAACGATATGCCACCGGCTTTTGCCAACGAATATCCCTTGGTGTTTGATGCACGTCTTCCCAATATCACCAAATCCGATATAGATGTTCTGACAACACATTTGCCCGAAATGGCCTCGCAGATACAATTACCCGACATGGAACctgtgatatatttttttgtttctcgaTCGGGTACACATCAGCGAGAAAGATTTGAAGAATTgctcaaacaaaaacaaaaaatcgataTGCCCGAATGTCTGAAACAGATATTGGCCGAAGATGGAGGAGAGCAATCGAGCGCTTCATCTGGCAAGGGTCCTTCCGCCATGCAGACTAGTGGTAGGATGTTGATAAATCCCCGCGTAAATGAGCTTCGTAAATCCGATGCTGCATCTGCATCGGCAGTGGGAGGAGATGAATCCGAAACTGATACTGAAACAGAATTTGAACAGGTGACTGCTGCTCAGCAATCAGTGGCTACATCGACAACGGAAAATCAACCTCAGCAGCTGCAGACTATAGCCAAAAGTACCACAACCGATGCAATACTTATGCAAAGTGCAGAGACTCTAACAGAGGAGAACTCGGAGACCCTTCGAGCGGAAATCACAAGGATGAGGGCGATGTTGGGAGCTATGTCAAAATTAGCCTTGGACTGCATACAATTGGCTCGAAGTAATTTGCAGTCGTTCCGCGAAGAAGCGATAACCCAAAAGGAGGATTTACATTCAGAATTGCAAACACTCAATGACAAATGGAATGTAATACGCATGCAATGCGAAGCCAGGGAACAAGAAATCTCCATGGAGAAAGAAAAGCAGCAGCATGATATTCAGACACTAACGGAGGAGCTCAAAAGGCGGGAATTACAAATGCAAGAGGAAAAGGACGAAAATGAGGAAATGGCtacaatgcaaataaaatgtgcAACTTTGGAGGCTCAACTGGAGGAGTGCAAGGAAAAACTAAAAACCTTAGATGCAGAACGTGAGCAGGCAGTTAGTGAAGCTAGAGAGAAACTAATCCACGAACATAAAACTGAAATCGAATCTTTGCGTCAACGTTTCAAACTAAtgacttctatggaaaaatatCCATCAGATCAGAATTTGGATGTCCCATCGAGTGAAAAATCAATGGAACATGTCGTCGATAAGGCACATCACGAAAATGTAGTAAAACAGTTGCGTACGGAGATGGAGGCAGAAAAGGAAAGGGCCGTAACGGCTGCCATTGAAATGGAGCGTTCCCTCTGGCAATCGAAAATATTCCCCTTGAACTCAGAATCTGTGATGGCAAACGTTAATATTCTTAAAGAATTGCTCGAGGACAAGGAACGCCAATTGGACCAATTGCGTGAAAAGGATCTCATGttaactaaagaaaattatcaattaaaaacgcgCCTGGATGCGCTTACTAATGAAGAGGGCAACAGTTGGTTAAAAGAGAAAATCGATTATTTGAATCGCGACAAATGCCGTTTAGAAGAAGAGCTAAATCAGGAAAAATCAAAACGTTTAGAAATGGAGACATCCGTTGCTGCTCTTAAAGG GTCCACGCATGAACAAGCCGTTGTTTTACGATCTTCCAAATCGAGTGGCTCTAGtcataaatttattgttttggaATCATGCGCTAAGGGTGATTTGGTTTTTGTTGTATGGAGTATGCGGCATTGTCAATTTATGGTCGTCCAAGATTCACCTAGTTTATATTTTGTTCATGGCGATAGCTTAGAAGCATTAAATTTACGTCTGCCGCATAATAGCGAAGAGCCTACGATACCTATGCCTTACTATGCCATAGGACGTGTGGTAGATAAGGAATATTGTCAAGCGCGTAAG GATGAAAATCGTTATCGTGTTAGCAAAGGCTCTAAGTTCTATCGTATCAAATTGGCTCCATTGCAGACCAGGCAATCATTGAAGCGTGATCGCGTTGAAT CATTCACCATGTATATACGCCGCTCAATATCACAATGTGAGTCTCATAACTTTGCGGCCATAGCAGCTGCACCACATTCATCGTCAATGTCGGCAACAACATCAATGAGTGTTACGTCGACATACAATGCGACTACAACGAAAGATATTGTCGATGGATTAAGTGGTGCAGAAGTATTACCTCCTTTAGCTACATCACCCATAACTGTTATAACAACCACAGCCGCCAATCAAGGTATGGCAAATAGTAGTGGACCTCAAATGCTCTCATTTAAGGAGCGTACAATGAGTATAACAAGTGTAACGGAGGAAGATGATGAACCTGTGTCGTTGCTTAGTGATCGTTGTCGCTATATAAGCGTTAGCGAAGAGGATGAGAATGCTATAGCCGAAATTGGGGAATTATCATCGACCACGGAGGCAACGCCGAGTATAACAACAGCAATAACAGTTCCCACACTAGGAACATTAGCAGCAACAAATTTACAACAACCAACTGTGATAACAGAGCAGCCAACAGCAACAGCCAGCAAATTGGAATTAGATTTAATGTTGGCCTCTGCTGATataaatacaacaacaacaacagaaacaaCACCACAATACACTATTATTACAGAagaagcagcaacaacaacatcattaAGTGAAACAGATATAGATACTAATACACATATTAATCGGGATTTATCCTCGTCCTCTTGCTCCTCGCCAATTAAAACTCGTAATACAAACGCTCCTTTATATTCGGAGGTGACAGCTGGAGTAGTTGGtagcaataataataataatgacgaATATGGAGTAGGATGTATGCCACAAATTACATTACCTTTACCCGATCTACAACCATCACCGCAAACAGCAGCTATATTTATAACACCACCTCCATCGTCTGATATGACAGAAAAGGGATCACCGTCTATACCAACATCGATTGGTACTACAAGTGAGGATTCAGATGAATATAGATCTTTGGAACCTAAAGATGAAGCGGATTTTCCGATATCCGAATAG